One Phaseolus vulgaris cultivar G19833 chromosome 4, P. vulgaris v2.0, whole genome shotgun sequence DNA window includes the following coding sequences:
- the LOC137838918 gene encoding sodium transporter HKT1-like produces the protein MPNNLDLFYTSVSASTTSSMVALEMEVFSNSQLILLTLLMFLGGEVFTSMLDLLLARNKLFHTTINPFSHSHQSPTNATQIELGLVSIPHSKSENHTPSHNVACIRLKYNSLRYLTYVVFGYLVMVQLVGFSMVSFYMTVVASARQVLKNKDIKIATFSLFTIVSTFASCGFVPTNENMMVFKNNSGLLLLILPHVFLGNTLYPPCLTLVLMVLEKVTRKEEFSHLLKNSKQFVMFWSVEWNSEIMEGMNLYEKVVASLFQVTNARHAGESVFDLSSISSAILVLFIVMMYLPPYTTFLPVREEENDVKRNGKSAVECVVLSQLSYLAIFIILVCITERKSLKEDPINFNVLNITLEVISAYGNVGFSMGYSCGRQLKDDGMCKDSWVGFSGRWSNGGKFILILVMFFGRLKKFNMKGGKAWHLS, from the exons ATGCCTAATAACTTGGATCTCTTCTACACCTCAGTTTCTGCTTCCACAACTTCTAGCATGGTAGCCTTGGAAATGGAGGTTTTCTCCAATTCTCAACTAATTCTCCTCACCCTTCTCATGTTTCTTGGAGGGGAAGTTTTCACTTCCATGCTCGACCTTCTACTTGCTAGGAATAAACTATTTCACACTACCATCAATCCTTTTTCACACTCACACCAGTCCCCAACCAATGCCACTCAAATTGAGCTTGGTTTAGTTTCTATTCCTCACTCAAAATCAGAAAACCACACACCTTCTCATAATGTTGCATGCATTAGACTTAAGTATAACTCTCTTCGTTATCTGACTTACGTGGTGTTTGGTTATCTTGTGATGGTTCAATTGGTTGGCTTTAGTATGGTGTCTTTCTATATGACTGTGGTAGCAAGTGCAAGACAAGTACTGAAAAATAAAGACATTAAGATTGCAACATTTTCTTTGTTTACCATAGTTTCCACTTTTGCTAGTTGTGGTTTTGTCCCCACCAACGAGAACATGATGGTTTTCAAGAACAATTCGGGGCTTCTCCTCCTTATCCTACCACATGTGTTTCTAGGTAACACCCTGTATCCACCCTGTCTCACACTTGTGCTAATGGTTTTGGAAAAAGTTACCAGAAAAGAGGAATTCTCACACTTGCTAAAGAATTCCAA ACAGTTTGTGATGTTTTGGTCTGTGGAATGGAACTCCGAGATCATGGAGGGTATGAATTTGTATGAGAAAGTGGTAGCATCATTGTTTCAAGTAACAAACGCCAGACACGCTGGTGAATCTGTTTTTGATCTCTCCTCCATCTCTTCAGCCATATTAGTACTGTTCATTGTGATGAT GTACCTTCCACCATACACTACATTTTTACCTGTAAGAGAAGAGgaaaatgatgtgaagagaaaTGGGAAAAGTGCAGTGGAGTGTGTTGTATTATCTCAACTATCTTACTTGGCCATATTCATTATTCTGGTTTGCATCACTGAGAGAAAAAGCTTGAAAGAGGATCCCATCAACTTCAATGTCCTCAACATCACCCTAGAAGTCATCAG TGCTTATGGGAACGTGGGGTTCTCAATGGGATACAGCTGCGGAAGACAGTTGAAAGACGATGGTATGTGTAAAGATTCATGGGTTGGATTTTCAGGTAGATGGAGTAATGGTGGAAAGTTCATCCTTATCTTGGTCATGTTCTTTGGGAGACTCAAGAAATTCAACATGAAAGGTGGCAAAGCATGGCACCTCTCCTAA
- the LOC137838196 gene encoding uncharacterized protein — protein MGGGMEANKNKFIEDWGTARENLEHNFRWTRRNLALVGIFGIAIPVLVYKGIVREFHMQDEDNGRPYRKFM, from the exons atggGAGGAGGAATGGAAGCAAACAAGAACAAATTCATAGAGGATTGGGGCACTGCTAGAGAGAATCTGGAGCACAATTTCCGCTGGACTCGCCGCAACCTCGCCCTTGTTGGCATCTTCGGCATCGCCATTCCCGTCCTTGTTTACAAGGGCATTGTTCGTGAATTC CATATGCAAGATGAAGATAATGGTAGGCCGTACAGGAAGTTCATGTGA
- the LOC137838197 gene encoding methyl-CpG-binding domain-containing protein 2-like, which yields MHRGKFSLTPKNEVKDLTGSSFHSYKQSSLLDPIEVSSSSDDEKDLSFDDVSNQLVVYDPVANGNDAIELAPDPLQCEPPMLTRKPSHSVPRILPSVGAFTVQCAFCFKWRLVPTKEKYEEIREHILEQPFVCEKAREWRSDVSCDDPEDISQDGSRIWAIDKPNIAQPPAGWERLLRIRAEGSSKFADIYYVAPSGKRLRSMIEIQKFLSEHPEYARDGVTLSQFSFQIPKPLQENYVRKRPARLTSSYEVPGPVEHEQVSPLAWIDPEGHADFDAGRLRLSSPFTGSHDLDPISISRPAKRQATQSSFQKEDL from the exons ATGCATCGTGGTAAATTTTCGCTTACACCCAAGAATGAAGTGAAGGACTTGACAGGTTCAAGTTTTCACAGTTACAAGCAAAGCAGTCTTCTGGATCCCATAGAAGTTTCTTCATCTTCGGATGATGAAAAGGACCTTTCTTTTGATGATGTGTCTAATCAATTAGTCGTTTATGATCCTGTTGCGAATGGAAACGATGCAATTGAACTTGCACCTGATCCTCTCCAGTGTGAACCTCCAATGCTTACAAGAAAACCTTCACATTCAGTTCCTAGAATTTTGCCTTCAGTTGGTGCTTTCACTGTTCAATGTGCATTCTGCTTTAAATGGAGGTTGGTTCCAACGAaggaaaaatatgaagaaatcCGTGAACATATCCTTGAACAGCCTTTTGTTTGTGAAAAAGCTCGTGAGTGGCGATCAGATGTATCTTGTGATGATCCAGAGGATATTTCTCAGGATGGCAGCAGGATTTGGGCTATCGATAAGCCAAATATTGCACAGCCACCGGCTGGATGGGAGCGACTGCTAAGGATTAGAGCTGAAGGAAGCTCCAAATTTGCAGATAT ATATTATGTGGCACCATCAGGCAAGAGATTACGCTCAATGATAGAGATACAGAA GTTCTTGTCAGAACATCCTGAGTATGCAAGAGATGGGGTTACACTTTCACAGTTCTCATTTCAAATACCAAAGCCATTACAAGAAAACTATGTCAGGAAGCGCCCCGCTAGACTTACCTCTTCATATGAAGTCCCTGGACCTGTTGAACATGAGCAAG TGAGTCCTTTAGCATGGATAGACCCAGAAGGCCATGCTGATTTTGATGCTGGAAGACTGAGGCTTTCTTCTCCTTTCACGGGATCCCATGATCTTGACCCTATCAGTATCAGTCGTCCTGCAAAGAGGCAAGCAACTCAGAGCTCCTTTCAAAAAGAGGACCTGTAG